The genomic DNA aataagatcATCGGAGTGATGTCGGTTTGGGCCAGCCTCCAATGAGAAGCTTTCGATGATGGTTAAGTCAAATAaatctttttaatatatatttatttaataaagacttttctaattatttgacGTCTTACATTTTTTGGAGTTTATATTTTGAAAGTGGTCCCTTGACGGAGTTTCCTATGTTTCGTCGTGTACTAAGTGCATAATTATGTAATAGCTATCTAATGGACACGTAACTCTAAATTCTTAGAGCTTTTTAATTGAGTGGGGCTTGGTTATTATTTCTGtatcagctttttttttttttttattaaaaaaacaaaattcatttgTATAAGCTATAAAACTTAGCCACTTTGACTTCAACAATTTTAACTTTGATTTCCGACCAACCTTGTTACTAAAGAATTAgggtgatgttaaacatcaCGCCAGgatgatttgatattttataataataaaatataatattttattattataattattaaaaaaaaatgcctggcatgcatgaacagtcatgcatgCCGGCATTCTTAATTCATGACTCAAAGAATTAATAGTAAATTGAGCACGagtaaaacaaaatcaaagtaGTTCTCAAGAAAATGATTTACAAGAAACAGTCGGGGAATGCCAACTTTGAaacaaagaaattttatttgataattatatattgtcatgtaatttaacattttaaataataCATCTTATATTTAAATGATTTGTACACAATAAAGCAAACTCTTTAACTGTAAAATAAATTCCCAGCATTTAACTTTTGCCCACACATGACATCAATCTGGTCCAAAATTGTACAAAGTCCATTCAAGCTTGTGTACCTCTAAGTAAATGGTTTGATCCAAAGTTTGAGATTACCGTGGATAAATTAAAGATAAACTATCATTTAAGGCACGTTATTCGTGTCTCAAATTTCTTGGTAATTGGAGTTGAAATTAACCttaatttgaatttgtcaaCAAATTATCTCAACATTCACACTGTTCGAATCAGCAAAGACCAACCTTAGTCCACACGCTTCATAAATCAACACGTTTGTTTGAGGAAAGAATtattaataatgatttttttatttacttgcCCACATTAAGAATCAAAGATCCTATTGCTGAATCACAAGCAATATGTGATggaataaaaaggaaaaataaaaataaaaaaattatcaagtctaagaaaatataaatatttataaagtGGCCTCCCCtaattttttcacaattttctgtTGTTTTGGCCACTTCCACAGCCAAGATAAATTAACAGCGAATTTACAGCGAGTCACGACAGAGTCAGTTCCGTGCACCGCTTCGTTACTCATTCGTGGAGATATTCGTCGGATCCAGTTAAACTCGCTAATGGCGAGCTAATATTCCTCACGTCTCCAATGGTTAGGTCACCGTTAGTGTCATCCCTGACGTAGAGCTTCTCGACGCCACCGAATCCGACATGGCCCACCATCTTTCCGAGCTGGGGCCGCCGGGTCCACTCGGCGAGTATTGCCGGTATTCGACACCGGACGCGTGTGTCCCACACGCGCAGCGACACGCCCCCGGAACAGCTAGCCCTCGCCGCCGTCAATATCATCGGCGGGGAGGACGACGTTGACACCGTCGGAAAGAGTCGTTTGCCGCCAATATGGGAGCAAATTCCCTTCTCTTTGTTGGTGTCATAGACGGAGATCAAACTTTCCGACGAGTCATCGTCGACATCGAAGTCCAACCCTAACCCCAGATGGTCCCAGAGCTTCACGACGCTCCCGCCGCCGGCGAAGTCCGCCCACGAGAACCGTCGCCGGAACTTATTTTTACGATTATGCCCTTCGCCTTCCGCGTATCGACCCGACCCACCGGCCACCCGGAAATCTTCATCCGTAGATCGGCAACGATCCCATTCGGGTTTgtcgtcgtcgtcgtcatcatcatcatcatcttcttcttcttggtcaTCTCCGAAAGAAGATGACGATGAGGAACAAGTTTCGTCTTCGCTGTCAAAATCATCATCGTTGGCGAACTTCAAAAGAGGCTCTTTAGCTATCGACTTCTGTCTCCGGAGCTTGACGATCAAAACCTTGAATCTGTTCACTATGGTGCCCAGAGACGCGACCAGTGCAAGAATCAACGCGCCCCATTTGGAGAGCAAAATAACCCGAGAAAGCAGCGATGGGTTTTGCAGGGAGACCTCGAAATCGTCCAGCCTGTTGAATATCACCGCGACTTCCATCAAAACGACAGAGTTTTGGGGCAGAGAAAAATGGTAGTGTTGAGAGAGGTAGGTGAAGAAGTGGAGGCTTGAGACAGTAGAGGGCGTGGGCTTTTAAAAGGGAAATGAAAATGCTTCGAGGCTTCTGCACGGTGACGTGCAGGATAACGATTGGCTTAGTAGAATAGAATTCTTGGCGACACGTCAGAAATGGCATGCGGCCTTTTTGGAACAAGAATAGGATTGGGATGGCTGAGTCAGCGTCGAGGGTATGATGTAGTGAGTGACTATGGGGCTCTGACTCATAGCGGCATATGCTCACAGAGACACAGAGGATCTGATCCTATAATACATGATATGGTGGGTAAGGTCGGAAAGGTCTGGTCCCAAATTTTGTGGTGGTCAGGTTTGTGAAGCCTCCACCACTCGGATGTTGACACGCGGCGATAGCTAAGTTCTTGTTGgtgcaatattttattttggaaaaatggTTATAGTTGTTGAGCTTTTCCGGCAATTTTCCTACGAGAAATGCCATCTCAGTTAAGTTGGCATGTTCCATTTATTCACACCAATAATTAACTAAGCATGtcaattcatttaaaaatgtttaaaaaaatattaggagaATGCTAATTAAGtagtatttcaattttttttttttttttttataaaactcaTAGAATAGCTTACATAAATGTCATGGGCACAACCTGAATGAAATTAATGGTTTAGAACAACATTTACATTGGAATTAGTAAATTTGCTCTCAATTgcttaaaaagataactattatttttatttattttttattttttattttttttactttaactacttaatttttcaaaacaccTACCTACCTACGTCCTAGctttctattttaatatttttactattctatttaaatatttttctcaataattctttattctttattaagAGGAGAGATAATgtattagataaaaaaaaaaaaaaaaaaaatggcacatcaatttataattagaaatttataaaaagaaattaaagaaccCATACATCACTCTCTTGTTCTGTTTGTTTCTTAGATGATTGGTCGATGTCATTCCCCACCACAAAGTTATGATCAACTAAGTTGTGGGCGTTATTATGTCCAACCATTTAGTGgtccaaaacaagaaaatatgaCCAATGTCATGAATCATGTGaattaatttggatttttctttgccactgatcattttctctttttcacaTTAGGGTTATACCCCTCCTTTATCTTATTCTTTCTGTTCAGATATTAAGTGGTCCaatccaaaaccctaaaatctgAAACATAGACTTTACTTCCTGATTTTAAACAATTCCATTGTTTATATCGTTGGGTACTGTTCATAGTAGTGGTCCAATTTCATGAATCATGTGATTTATTTCCCACAATTGTGATAAAAGAATCTCAACTGGGTTATGGGTATAGTCCTCCTCCACCTAACATTTTATCTATCTCACATGTTAAACATTTGGATTTGAATTGGGTCTAGTTTTAGTTGAAACCGGACTTAGTGTTGTTGTTAGAACAAATAATATTCTTTATGTCTGGATACGAAACTAAAACTTGACTCAAGCCAAACGCTTCCGAAGATAGCATTAAGTGTGaataatttcaatttctttactGATCGTGTAATTACTATAGAgatttttattagtaattttgttgtttaaattgCTAGCTCAAActtatatttttactttaattgACTAAGTTGATGTCATCTAACCATATTATCCACGTAAGTCACAGAGTCAATGAGTCACCACTGAAGAAAAGTGCAAATAAGACTAGTGATTGAAGGGTGGCGGTGGGCCGGTGGGGCAAAGCACAACCTGGACGTGATGCCTTTTTATAATTTCAGagttaaagggaaaaatgtggTGGGTGGGTTCCAGTTGTTGGCTCAGTATTATTAGGTAGGTGGTTATTGGTTGAGCATAGATAGGCTCATGGTCTATATACCCAATTGGATGTTTGGTACTCAAACATGACTCATAATTGCTACCATTAGATATTATGCTATCGTGTTGGTGATGCCATGTCAAAAGCTTTTTACTATATACCAAATGTAGTCTAACATCTCACtttcatattatattaagaaggtgaattatttatttagatAGTGGGTAGTAATCCTATGTAATATTTAAGGACGTCAAGAATTTATAAGTATAAGAGACAGGAGTTTTGTAATACTCTTAATCCTACATCGTGAAGATGAATAGTTAACATTGGGTTAAGAGATTATAAAGGCAGTCGTGAATATTaagtttttcattaattttttattagatgaGATTAGacttttataagtgattctaaagAGTTTCAAATTGAAGTAATAAAAACAgatgtgactttttttttttttttttttttttttcatttagatCTAAGGGGAAAAAATCTATACGTGATGGTAGTATGAGGGCCTTGGAGGTGTAAGTGAAAATGTGGTGGTAGTTTATGCGGTTAAAGTatattttgtcaatttaaaaCCTCGTCTCACGGGTTTAAACTCCTCCTCAATAAGTAAGATCCAAcgcatgaaatatttaattaaaaattaataattagagTAAGTCAAAAGTTCTATTATAACattatattattaaatcattatttatctcaaaacttAAGTTATTGATTCAATCATTTGATTGCTATTCTAATAAGTGTACCAACATGTCTTCTCAAATGGCAATTGGCAAAACACCATGACATCACATCTCTATGATATATTGGACCATAGATGTTGATTTGAAACTAACGTCGATCAAATGTCTCAACCaatttgttataatattaataaaataattcattCAACTActttttattagcttaattttttttaaaaataaattataatttaacagaaaatcagaacaaaaattatgaaaagaaCTTATAATAAGTATTGTTTTAACACGATTAAAACCGAATTTCATATTGTTTATGATACCCAttggtttgttcttttttgggTGAAAGTAGACGTCTAGTTGTGTGCATTTATAAACTTACTTTTCTGGAACaattctttggttttggttttggttttggtttctcTTGTGTGACATCCAAAACAGAGACGTAATGAATATccgaaaagaaagaaagaagaaggaaaaaggtAAGCCACCTAATTTCATTATCTTAACGAATTATACTTGTTCCATACATGCAATAATCAGATATTTGTCGTCCATTAATGGTCGACatgacaagaaaaagaaaaggataaaataaagaaaggcaCGCTATTGATCAACTGTCATTATTTCCCTTCTACAGAGGTTcttagtaaacaaaaaaaaaatgctctaaTTATTGACCATCTTTTATtacagaataaattaaaaggcaTAGTACTGAGAGgttcaaataaaaagaagagcATGATTTAATGtatttcatttcatctttttattttggaaaaattacagtttaccttcTCAAAGttgataacattttttaatttgaacaccaaaatttcaatttttacaatccacctcccaaagtttcaaatttttacaatttaaccaattgtatccaaaacttttcatattgcccataatttttatttatttattttttataaaaaaaaaatttataaaaaaatttcggtccatctggccatttttgcacccccaaatttgtttttttttgtaaataaaataaaataaaataataaaaattatgggcaatatagTAATTCAGGggtaatattggtcgaattgaaaaaaattggaactttgtgggggtggattgcaaaaattaaaactttggtgtttgaattgaaaaatgctgtcaactttaggagagtaaactgtaatttttccttttattttagacaaagtttttctttaagttaGATTATtgcaaaattcttttaattcatgctattaaattgacatatatcaTTAAAACATGTGAATCTACTATCTAGCATGTAGTTTTAATGAGGGTGCAAGCTGGCTGGGGCAAAATATACATTTAATATAAAGAATTCTTAGAATTTTCTCTGGCCTAACTGGGATGTTTAATGTTGATTTAGGTCAAATTAGTCCTGTTTGTACAGATTAATAGATTTATTAAGTGGCTTAAAAACAAGTAATACCTTAGGATTAGGACTTAGGATTGACTTATTGGGATTTGATCAAtgctcttaagctttctagcaCTGGGGCTATTTGAAAGAAGCCTGTGAAGTTTTATCCGCACTATGCTCCACCCTGTTTCCTGAAATTAAACATATATTGATGGCTGTTCTCAAGGCTGCAGGTCCAAGTTTCCTTATTGAGTTGattcgtgtgtgtgtgtgtgtgttttaaaaagaaattgtcTAGAAAGTATGAGTTTTACTCCACATAATTGATATaacgatttatttatttatttattattgtagggGAGAAAATATCTCATTATGGGTCTCAACTGCTTACACTTATTTACAATATGCCATCATCCACTCACTTTGTGACACGTGTGCATACAATTTTTTGAACCTAGGGATAAAGGAGAAAGGACATTTTCTAGGAGCTAGTCTTCTTCCTCTCCTACAGTTCCTTCTCCATGGGACTCCAGGAAACTCATGCCTCCCTCTctcggaataggatcctctccatttcaaaatccctccatttcctccatttagtgcattttgaagggtattgtaTTTAttgcactaccatcattaaaatttttggacaacactacccttcaaaatacactaaatggaggaaatggagggattttgaaatggagaggatccttttccccCTCTCTAGACGTCACTCAcgtctctctccctctctctcccagAGAttcatctctccctctctctctctctctctcgtataTTTTCTATCTACAAACAAAGATGCTAACTTAGAGAttcatctctccctctctctctctctctctcgtataTTTTCTATCTACAAACAAagatgctaacttaagcatcgaaaAGTCTTTGGCACCAAACTGAAGACCCTATAATTTTACCCTTATTTTGCAGGAACACCATTGTCGTACAGGAAGTCCTCTCATAGCTCAACCATGAAGAAAAATCGCTGGCTAGCAAATTTACAACCATAAAACACTCCAACAATTATCATGTATAACCCAATGATCCATTCTTTGTATCGTATACGATACGATACAATACATATATTTGACATGCCTAATGAACCATTCTCCGTATCGTATAAGATGCATGTATTTGACGTGTGATAAACTTAGTGATTGTTACCTCGTATAACCTAGGCCCACTGTCTctatataaagtttttttttttttttttttttttgaggctTTTCAAGCTAGTGTGAAGccaaataacacaaaaaaaaaaaaaaaaaaaaagagaaaaacaaaagcaccTCCTAGAGCAGAGAAAAGTTGTGAAGAAAGGCATTGCTACTTTGGTAAGAAATTCATGAATGAGAAATTCCTCTTTGCATGATTATTCTCTTCTAAGTTTTCAGGATTATTGTCCTTGTAATGAATTTTAGGACTTGGATTTTACTTGAatgtttattttactttgtcaaattttgttgcttaaagAAAATTTCAGTAAATGTTGTAATATAATCTTTTTGACATCATATGACATCTCATATGCCAACTAAATTCAAAATccataccttttttttcttaatttccatATAGTAATTGTGCAGGATCTTTGTAACGTATATTTTAGAATTCTGACACTTTTACAGTCAAAGTAATGTTACAATCCCAAAACCACACCACATTTATCCGTCAATTCCGTTCTTTTTAGTTCCTTGCCTTTCCAAGCACGTAGCAGCAAGATTCATTTCCAGCCATCACTTCGCTTCCTACTTTAAGAGGATACCATGAACGAAAGCTGACAGACACACATGACACATCCATACTTTTGCAAAACAATCATTGAAAtgatttcttttggtttttcatACAGTTCACACCAACCTTATCCTTAATTGTAGTTTTCTTTCTGGGTTCTCTGTTCTTTTACTTGAAAATACAAGAGAAAGGACATAAAATGGTTGCAGTGATGTTGATGGTTTTGAAGGGCGGCAGGAAGATGAAGTGCTGCAGAGCCCAGATAGTGGCTATTGTGTCACTGATGCTTCTATTCCCAGTCATTAATGCTTGGGGAAATGATGGGCATTACATAGTCTGCAAGATTGCGCAGGTAATTGATCATCTCTGTTTCtgtccctccctctctctctgtgtctctcagAAATATTCATTCCATGTGTTTGTTTCTGTGTTGTAATAAACAGTCACGCTTGAACAAGGCAGCAGCAGAGATAGTTGAAGAGCTGCTTCCAAAATCTGCAGAGAATGAATTGGAGAGTGTGTGTTCATGGGCAGATGAGATCAAGTTTCATTATCCCTGGTCAAGACCCCTTCACTACGTGAATACCCCTGATGTTTGCAATTACCAGTTCGAGAGTGAgtttcctttctctcttcttgtCCCCCAactccctttttctttctttttctaggGTGTTGGTGGGGTAGCTACCATCCTCCAGCACTAAACCGCTAATTTTCATATTGAGTTCCCAGAGTTGTGTAAAAAGTTATCTGTCTGAGTTTTAACAtgagtataaaaatatatagctAAACTATAAtccaatctatttaattaaacgggtcaaacccaTCAACCTTAACCCACAAATTTCACGTTGGTTTTATGTCGAATTCGTAAGCCGTgtaaaaaattacaaaccctAGTCACAAGTCAAGTTCTAAGTGTAGAGTAATTGTCTCATACTAAACAGTCATTTCAATATTCAGGGGATTGCAAGGATGAAAGTGGAGAGCAGGGGAGGTGCGTTGCAGGGGCAGTCCAAAATTACACCAAGCAGCTGTTAACCATTCGCAGCAATGATAAGAGTTCGAGTAAATTCTTGAACAAAAACTACAATATACTGTTTCTTTCACCATAAAGTGCTTCTCTTATGGATGTTCTGCCCATTAATGCAACTTTGCTAACCAAATTGTGTTTCTAATTCAATGAATTGTAACTATCAGATAATCTCACAGAAGCACTCTTATTTTACTCTCATTTTATGGGAGACATTCATCAGGTACGACACATATAGACAACATGTCCGGATGTGATACGTTATCTTCACCAACTACTGATACATCCTTAACTACAGTACTTGTTTATTGCAGCCTCTACATGCGGGTTTTGCTTCAGACAAGGGAGGCAACACCATTGGTGTTCACTGGTATACGAGGAAGCAAAATCTTCACCATGTGAGTCTAGTAACCAATTTAGAGTCCGTTTGGTTTAGTGATTTCAAAATATGTTGTTTGAAAGGATACGATTTCAAAACCATATTAATGAAGTTCGTGTTTAGTGAAATCGTGGTTCAGCCTTTAAATCATACTTTTAGCTTGCAAAATCACTGGGGTAAATAAACTCACACCGATGCATACAGGTATGGGACGACAACATAATAGAGACGGCTCAAGAAAGGTTCTACAACTCTAATGTGGATGACATGATTGGTGCAATTCAAAAAAACATTACGGTAGCTTATTTGCTGCTTAGTATGTCTGTGTTAGACTTGGTATATGTTTATGTATCTTCATCATCAACCTaatgttttttgattttgttttttaaaatatatttcaacTACAGACTGCATGGGCAGATCAAGTTCAGACATGGGAGAACTGCAGTTATACTGATACAACGTGTGCAAACGTGTATGTTTCACAGCCACAGTTTATTAACCTAGTATTTATGAGCAAGTTCATTTCTATGTCATATGTTCATTTTGTATCACTAGTTCTTTCAACTTTAGCAATTAGTCcttgtattttgatttttttttcttcaaaaccttaGGGTAGATAGTATATTGAGTATTTCTTGATTACTTTATCATAATCAACTTGATGGCTATATAAAGCTAGATTAAATTGGTTAACTTTTCTGCAGATATGCATCCGAAGGCATCAAAGCAGCCTGTGACTGGGCATACAAAGGTGTGACTGAAGGATCAGTTTTAGAAGGTAATTAACCAGTAAATCCTTATGAGTTCACCAGTTGTGCTTGTTCATTTGTTCTTCAGCATATGAGAAATAATATGAAGACTGTTTGTAGATGAATATTTCCTCTCCCGGTTACCAATAGTCAATTTGCGGTTGGCCCAAGCTGGAGTTCGGTTGGCAGCAATTCTCAACCATTACTTCGTCAAGTGATTACACGTTTCTTCAATGCTTTATGAGATTTAAGTACTAGCACACAGCTGAAGCTTTAGACCATTCTGGTGGTCAATCAGTATCAATAAGAAACGAGGTTGCAGCCATTGCTTCTTTAGATATGAAACACATCATGCTTCTCGTaatcttcctcttttcttcatGAAATTACGTTGCACACATTTCTACACAAACTTGACCAATTATTTAAAGTAAAAGGACACTTTCTGATATTTTCTGGCTACTGCTGCTTCGGAGGAACTTTGAGTAGATTATAAAAATGGAAACCACACTAATATAGATGATTCTATCTAGTGTGCCACAAAATTATCAGAATTTGTCAAATAAGTCACCTTCCCTTCTCATCATTAACTGCATTTACATTCTGAAATGTATCAAAcaacatttcaaaaaataaaaaaaaccataaatcaACTCAGTGATTGGAAATGTTACAAATGTAGCACACTCGTTACTTAGGTTTCTTCACAACAAGGACAGGGCACTTTGCATTCTGAACACAGTAGTTGCTCACACTCCCCAGAAGAGCCCTGTATCAACACAAGGCTATCAGTGGCCAATAATGGGGTGGCCTTCTTTGCATTAGCATGCATCATGTTAAAGCATATTCCAAATTGCCAATCTAATCTTATGATGGAAAACTAACCTTTTGATTTTTCCAAGGCCACGCTCACCCAAAACAAGTAAACTGATGTCAAACTTTTGAACCGCGTCACATATGGCCGTACTAGGATCCCCAACCTCTGTAATTGTCTCTGCTTTTACCTACAAAAACAACATTTATTCAACGGTGTGGTCAAAAGGAAGAAACATATGAAATTGCATATTTCTATATCTTAAATGTGAGCTATCTAGAATGTGCataattgaaaagagaaaaatacctGTTAAATTGCCATGTAAACCAAATTGACCAAAAAGAATATTAGAACTTTTAGAAAAGGAAGGAGAAATTAATAATGGACGTACCCCACAACTAGCACATATTTCCTTAGCTTTCTCCAGAAAAGCCATTGTAAGCTTCTTATGATTTTCTTGGACGGAGTTTGTTAACTCCGGAGCTGTCATGCACAAACAAATGTATTTTGTCAATAGAAACTCCAACATCTCAAATAAAATTTCCAACTCATTGTATCATCCCGCAAGCATACTAACTATTCGAAAAtggaaaacaagaagaagaatgggAAAAAGGCAAGGGGATCAGCTCTCCAAATCAGCATAGCAAAACCTTTGCCCcggttaaagtaatgattaagtggtTAAACTTATAtcttcctattaacttaagcttttgaaataactaGTAATTTTTCATGGTTTCAGAACCAAAAGTCATGAGATCAAATCTTAACTTCATCAAATcacctcccatttaaattaaatatttcacgtgttgaatCTCAccaattaaaagagagtttgaactcacacgtgagggagagtattaaagtaatgattaagtgattaaacttacctaaatttttgggataactggtaatttaacagcCACAACTTCTCAGTTACACGACATAAGGAGTCTACATGAAACCCTTCAAGTAGGAGGTGCATGCTCTGATTCTAAGAGACAAAGCTACACTCCTCTGTTCAAttgaaacaaaagtgaagcacTTAATTGAAGaatatcacaaaaaaataaaaatgtaagcattaaaatattaattaaatgattaaatttattatttttttatcagcttaaacttttgatataagtagtgatttaacccgtatcataacaaaaaattttagtttgaaCCCGACTTTTAAAATTGAcctcatttcaattaaagaTTCAAATAAATCACGAGGTaaagtttaataaatttttgtaaaaaatttccctcatttcaattaaagtTTGAACCCGACTTTTATTATGAGCTAGCAAGGGTTTGGCTTGCAAAACAAAAGTAGAACAAAGTAGCTAATACAGCTTGTTGCACTTCCCTATTTGGGTATAAAAAATCCAAGCATACGACAAAGAAATCACAAAGGATTTAGGAATAATAAAATTCTATTAACTACTgaacaaaacccaaacccactttttcttttttctcttcaaaattcaaaccttaaAACAGAAATAGAAATAGCGAATCATCATTTGCTCTGTGCTACAGAAACAAACGCCAAAGAGCATAAAAGAGGCAAAGAACTTAACTGGCTGAAACAGGGCAGTACATGCGAGCAGAGCCAAGAGGCGCGGAGAAGGTGTAACTACTTCTGGGAGGAGGCTGAGCCATGAAGATCACAAGCGGTGAAGTTGTAATGGATTCTTTGAGATTTGCAAGCACC from Corylus avellana chromosome ca6, CavTom2PMs-1.0 includes the following:
- the LOC132184696 gene encoding uncharacterized protein LOC132184696, which encodes MEVAVIFNRLDDFEVSLQNPSLLSRVILLSKWGALILALVASLGTIVNRFKVLIVKLRRQKSIAKEPLLKFANDDDFDSEDETCSSSSSSFGDDQEEEDDDDDDDDDDKPEWDRCRSTDEDFRVAGGSGRYAEGEGHNRKNKFRRRFSWADFAGGGSVVKLWDHLGLGLDFDVDDDSSESLISVYDTNKEKGICSHIGGKRLFPTVSTSSSPPMILTAARASCSGGVSLRVWDTRVRCRIPAILAEWTRRPQLGKMVGHVGFGGVEKLYVRDDTNGDLTIGDVRNISSPLASLTGSDEYLHE
- the LOC132184201 gene encoding endonuclease 2; translation: MVAVMLMVLKGGRKMKCCRAQIVAIVSLMLLFPVINAWGNDGHYIVCKIAQSRLNKAAAEIVEELLPKSAENELESVCSWADEIKFHYPWSRPLHYVNTPDVCNYQFERDCKDESGEQGRCVAGAVQNYTKQLLTIRSNDKSSNNLTEALLFYSHFMGDIHQPLHAGFASDKGGNTIGVHWYTRKQNLHHVWDDNIIETAQERFYNSNVDDMIGAIQKNITTAWADQVQTWENCSYTDTTCANVYASEGIKAACDWAYKGVTEGSVLEDEYFLSRLPIVNLRLAQAGVRLAAILNHYFVK
- the LOC132184202 gene encoding uncharacterized protein LOC132184202 — its product is MAGECAGGGAERKVMVAIDESDYSHYALTWVLANLKESITTSPLVIFMAQPPPRSSYTFSAPLGSARMYCPVSATPELTNSVQENHKKLTMAFLEKAKEICASCGVKAETITEVGDPSTAICDAVQKFDISLLVLGERGLGKIKRALLGSVSNYCVQNAKCPVLVVKKPK